In one window of Comamonas testosteroni DNA:
- a CDS encoding YeeE/YedE thiosulfate transporter family protein: protein MLLWSVFLLGMAFGVAARLGRFCLLRGLRQQMGLDAEAAPGQAPALQAFALAVAVALLASQGLQALGMLDLGQAAIARPSFSMAGVLIGGWLFGIGMVLARACGARSLVLLAGGNLRCLVTVVFLALGAQLAMTGVLTPVRLWLQALSPLTLAHATLPAYLSSVNAWLLTLGLALLLLAYALLLPGLRQSRLQWAGAVLIGLLVAAGWWLTAHIGVDEFEPARLTSLSFIGPIAETLLYLQLSVGRDPGIGLALTAGVLAGAFLAALGSRTARWEGFDSTSRLAASAGGGLLMGVGGVLAAGCSIGQGLSGLSTLSLASFAAVAGILLGALLSLRLLRQQ, encoded by the coding sequence ATGTTGTTGTGGTCTGTTTTTTTGCTGGGCATGGCCTTCGGCGTCGCCGCGCGGCTGGGGCGTTTCTGTCTGCTGCGCGGGCTGCGCCAGCAAATGGGGCTGGACGCGGAAGCCGCGCCCGGCCAGGCGCCTGCATTGCAGGCCTTTGCCCTGGCAGTGGCCGTGGCCTTGCTGGCCTCGCAGGGGCTGCAGGCTCTTGGAATGCTTGATCTGGGCCAGGCCGCCATTGCGCGGCCCAGCTTTTCCATGGCTGGCGTGCTGATTGGCGGTTGGCTGTTCGGCATCGGCATGGTGCTGGCCCGCGCCTGCGGAGCACGCTCTCTGGTGCTGCTGGCAGGGGGCAATCTGCGCTGCCTGGTCACCGTCGTGTTTCTGGCGCTGGGCGCGCAACTGGCCATGACCGGTGTGCTGACGCCTGTGCGCCTGTGGCTTCAGGCCCTTAGCCCCCTCACGCTGGCTCATGCCACCTTGCCCGCCTATCTGTCTTCCGTGAACGCATGGCTGCTGACGCTTGGGCTGGCCTTGCTGCTGCTGGCCTACGCCCTGCTGCTTCCCGGCCTGCGCCAAAGCCGCTTGCAGTGGGCCGGTGCGGTGCTCATAGGCCTGCTGGTGGCTGCCGGCTGGTGGCTGACTGCGCATATCGGGGTCGATGAGTTCGAGCCGGCCAGACTCACCTCGCTGAGTTTTATCGGGCCGATTGCCGAGACCCTGCTCTATCTGCAACTGTCCGTGGGACGCGATCCCGGCATAGGCCTGGCGCTGACGGCGGGCGTGCTCGCCGGCGCATTTCTCGCAGCCCTTGGCAGCCGCACGGCGCGCTGGGAAGGCTTTGACTCCACCAGCCGCCTGGCTGCCAGCGCCGGTGGCGGCCTGCTGATGGGCGTTGGCGGCGTGCTGGCCGCAGGCTGCTCCATCGGCCAGGGGCTGAGCGGGCTGTCCACGCTGTCGCTGGCCAGCTTTGCGGCCGTTGCCGGCATCCTGCTCGGAGCGCTTCTCAGCCTGCGCCTGCTGCGCCAGCAATAG
- a CDS encoding YitT family protein, which produces MGINLAVLPDMSTPLSSSASSALAGRMDAPAAAAPATSGLRHGRFEDAQALFTGSLFVSITMMLFAQAGLLTGSTAGVAFLLHYVTGLPFGAVFFVINLPFYWFAWKRMGAEFTVKTFISVAMLALMADVGPRFIHIDYLNPLYAAVAGGLLMGSGCLFLARHRSSLGGATIVSLYLQDRYGIRAGKVQMTIDCTVVLLALAIVPLERVAYSVLAAVIMSMFLWISHRPGRYQGN; this is translated from the coding sequence AATCTTGCTGTCTTACCCGACATGTCCACACCGCTATCTTCTTCGGCCAGCTCTGCTCTGGCCGGCCGCATGGATGCCCCCGCTGCTGCTGCACCGGCCACTTCGGGCCTGCGCCATGGCCGCTTCGAGGACGCGCAGGCCCTGTTCACGGGCTCGCTGTTTGTCTCCATCACCATGATGCTGTTTGCGCAGGCGGGACTGCTCACAGGCAGCACGGCGGGCGTGGCCTTCTTGCTGCACTATGTGACGGGACTGCCTTTCGGTGCCGTCTTCTTTGTCATCAATCTGCCGTTCTACTGGTTTGCCTGGAAGCGCATGGGCGCGGAGTTCACGGTCAAGACCTTCATCTCGGTCGCCATGCTGGCACTGATGGCCGATGTGGGCCCGCGCTTCATCCATATCGACTACCTGAATCCGCTCTATGCGGCCGTGGCTGGCGGCTTGCTCATGGGATCGGGTTGCCTGTTCCTGGCACGGCATCGCTCCAGTCTGGGCGGGGCCACCATCGTCTCGCTCTATCTGCAGGACCGCTACGGCATTCGCGCCGGCAAGGTGCAGATGACGATCGACTGCACAGTGGTGCTGCTGGCGCTGGCCATCGTGCCGCTGGAGCGCGTGGCGTATTCGGTGCTTGCGGCGGTGATCATGAGCATGTTTCTGTGGATCAGCCATCGTCCAGGCCGCTATCAGGGCAACTGA
- a CDS encoding sensor domain-containing diguanylate cyclase gives MTPSPQPIRASKSLKLSLILPFVALIALLTSALGMLWYWTGSNTVSALSGQVMEEKAERIALIVDRHLSPSSAVLEAAFPSGQPVAADIREHIPDLISRLWVATSLHTQPNDYVYYANIAGQGIALKRVAPELGQLRLKTQPGEHRSYFKVAGMHSKPIYESTETNLFEPRQRPWFKLAAQSADVIWTPAYIDFSAKDLVLTRARRILSSKGSLEGVVATDISLHALNEFVNQLHLSEHGRAFIIEADGSLIAATGMPNIHRREDGKLERMTATNSQDPLIQAVYDKIQGAFQSSLSSDALGTALLEDDRHNPIRIAYRRLSNGAGQDWMAVVAVPHKDMLAGVYRHMALVGSLGLLALVVAVVIGTRIFGAVANDMRSLTRAVRSVGQGEIDTPIEVQRRDEIGELAHNFHRMRHSLFTDPLTGASNRSALQHILTTLTRPLPGQSMAAPFALLFVDLDRFKPLNDRWGHDNGDLALAEISLRLRNLLRPDDVVARLGGDEFILILRGVSDEDQVQAVRLKIEHALQQPLSTLQGIPEGEAVTVGASVGQALYPRDAQDAQSLLKVADQDMYRNKKPSVG, from the coding sequence GTGACTCCATCCCCACAGCCCATCCGCGCTTCCAAATCGCTCAAGCTTTCGCTGATCCTGCCTTTTGTTGCCCTGATTGCGCTGCTGACATCGGCCCTGGGCATGCTCTGGTACTGGACCGGCAGCAACACGGTGTCCGCCTTGTCCGGGCAGGTGATGGAAGAGAAAGCCGAGCGTATCGCGCTGATCGTGGATCGCCACCTGTCCCCCTCCAGCGCCGTGCTGGAAGCTGCGTTCCCCAGCGGCCAGCCCGTAGCTGCCGATATCCGCGAACATATTCCCGACCTGATCTCCCGGCTGTGGGTGGCGACCTCGCTGCATACCCAGCCCAATGACTATGTGTACTACGCCAATATCGCGGGCCAGGGCATTGCGCTGAAGCGAGTGGCCCCAGAACTGGGCCAGCTGCGCCTCAAGACTCAGCCCGGGGAGCACCGCAGCTACTTCAAGGTCGCCGGCATGCATTCCAAGCCGATCTACGAATCCACCGAAACCAATCTGTTCGAGCCGCGCCAGCGCCCCTGGTTCAAGCTTGCTGCGCAGTCGGCCGATGTGATCTGGACTCCTGCCTATATCGACTTCAGCGCCAAGGACCTGGTGCTCACGCGCGCACGCCGCATTCTCTCCAGCAAGGGCAGTCTCGAGGGTGTGGTTGCCACTGATATTTCGCTGCACGCGCTCAACGAATTCGTCAACCAGCTGCACCTGAGCGAACACGGCCGCGCCTTCATCATCGAGGCCGACGGCTCCCTGATCGCCGCCACCGGCATGCCCAACATCCACCGGCGCGAAGACGGCAAGCTGGAGCGCATGACCGCCACCAACAGCCAGGACCCGCTGATTCAGGCGGTGTACGACAAAATCCAGGGTGCCTTCCAGTCCTCGCTGTCCAGCGACGCCCTCGGCACGGCGCTGCTCGAAGATGACAGGCACAACCCTATTCGCATTGCCTACCGGCGTCTGAGCAATGGAGCCGGTCAGGACTGGATGGCCGTGGTGGCCGTACCGCACAAGGACATGCTGGCCGGCGTCTACCGCCATATGGCCCTGGTGGGCAGCCTGGGCTTGCTGGCCCTGGTCGTGGCCGTCGTCATCGGCACCCGCATCTTCGGCGCCGTGGCCAACGATATGCGTTCGCTGACCCGCGCCGTACGCAGCGTGGGTCAGGGCGAAATAGACACGCCGATCGAAGTGCAGCGCCGCGATGAAATTGGCGAGCTGGCCCACAATTTCCACCGCATGCGCCACAGCCTGTTTACCGATCCACTGACCGGAGCCAGCAACCGCAGCGCACTGCAGCATATTCTGACCACACTCACCCGCCCCCTGCCCGGCCAGAGCATGGCCGCCCCATTTGCCCTGCTGTTTGTGGACCTGGACCGCTTCAAGCCGCTCAATGACCGCTGGGGCCATGACAACGGCGATCTGGCACTGGCCGAGATCAGCCTGCGCCTGCGCAATCTGCTGCGCCCCGACGATGTCGTTGCCCGCCTGGGCGGTGACGAGTTCATCCTCATCCTGCGCGGCGTCAGCGACGAGGATCAGGTTCAGGCCGTGCGCCTGAAGATAGAGCATGCGCTGCAACAGCCGCTGAGCACGCTGCAAGGCATTCCCGAGGGCGAAGCCGTGACCGTGGGCGCATCCGTGGGGCAGGCGCTCTATCCCAGAGATGCCCAGGATGCACAAAGCCTGCTCAAGGTGGCCGACCAGGACATGTATCGCAACAAGAAGCCTTCGGTCGGCTGA
- a CDS encoding FAD/NAD(P)-binding oxidoreductase, whose translation MQRRHFLWTPPALALGAAAGPAMAAPAIISSQSPILPRKGKGPRIVICGGGWGGLTAARYLRELIPASDVVLLERNPTFWSGPMSNKWLVDIVGTDFVNRDMLHPANKYGYTLLQTEVTGFERDKKLVRTAHGLIEYDFLILSGGIRNDYEAWFGNDQRAIEYTRTHFPNAYIPNQEMLSLKSKVKNFKGGTLVMTLPPPPHRCPPSPYERACLIAWHIKKNKIPGKILILDPKPKIAPIGVGYKQAFEELYADIITHVPNAGVREVDPFNKQIKTAAGDFKFDDAILMPPHQAADMVWKADLIGKDAATGKPTGWADMHNRLFHARSDDRVYFVGDLMGAISPQFGHYPKSGHVANYVGKIVARNIAERVAGKEVVARLPDNLCYMMVNGDPQEEISVKFEYEVDASGQVNQTQIDMDVRTSDLVQEDFAWINGKFGDFLGT comes from the coding sequence ATGCAACGTCGCCATTTCCTCTGGACTCCGCCCGCACTCGCTCTGGGTGCCGCTGCCGGCCCGGCAATGGCTGCCCCCGCCATCATCAGCAGCCAGTCGCCCATCCTGCCGCGCAAGGGCAAGGGTCCGCGCATCGTGATCTGCGGCGGCGGCTGGGGCGGCCTCACGGCGGCGCGCTATCTGCGCGAGCTGATTCCGGCTTCCGATGTCGTGCTGCTGGAGCGCAATCCGACCTTCTGGTCCGGCCCCATGAGCAACAAGTGGCTGGTGGACATAGTCGGCACGGACTTCGTGAACCGCGACATGCTGCACCCGGCCAACAAATACGGCTACACGCTGCTGCAGACCGAAGTCACCGGCTTCGAGCGCGACAAGAAGCTGGTGCGCACGGCCCATGGCCTGATCGAGTATGACTTCCTGATTCTCTCGGGCGGCATCCGCAACGACTACGAGGCCTGGTTCGGCAACGACCAGCGCGCCATCGAATACACGCGCACCCACTTTCCCAACGCCTATATTCCGAATCAGGAAATGCTCTCGCTCAAGAGCAAGGTCAAGAACTTCAAGGGCGGCACGCTGGTGATGACGCTGCCGCCTCCGCCGCATCGCTGCCCGCCCTCTCCCTATGAGCGCGCCTGCCTGATCGCCTGGCATATCAAGAAGAACAAGATTCCCGGCAAGATCCTGATCCTCGACCCCAAGCCCAAGATCGCCCCCATCGGCGTGGGCTACAAGCAGGCCTTCGAGGAGCTGTACGCAGACATCATCACCCATGTGCCCAATGCCGGCGTCAGGGAGGTGGACCCCTTCAACAAGCAGATCAAGACCGCCGCGGGCGACTTCAAGTTTGACGATGCCATCCTCATGCCGCCCCACCAGGCGGCCGACATGGTCTGGAAGGCCGATCTGATCGGCAAGGATGCGGCCACCGGCAAGCCCACGGGCTGGGCCGATATGCACAACCGCCTGTTCCACGCCAGAAGCGACGACCGCGTGTATTTCGTCGGCGATCTGATGGGCGCGATCTCGCCCCAGTTCGGCCACTACCCCAAGAGCGGCCATGTGGCCAATTACGTCGGCAAGATCGTGGCCCGGAACATTGCCGAGCGCGTGGCCGGCAAGGAGGTCGTGGCCCGGTTGCCCGACAACCTCTGCTACATGATGGTCAACGGCGACCCTCAGGAGGAAATTTCGGTGAAGTTCGAATACGAGGTGGACGCCAGCGGCCAGGTCAACCAGACCCAGATCGACATGGATGTGCGCACCTCCGATCTGGTCCAGGAAGACTTTGCCTGGATCAACGGCAAGTTCGGAGATTTCCTGGGCACTTAA
- a CDS encoding NAD(P)/FAD-dependent oxidoreductase has product MQINRRQILGGAAAGAASFAMPAIVQAKAASAHVVVIGGGFGGATAARYLRQFAPHIQVTLVEPAERFYTCPFSNLYLAGLRSWDSIGHDYGGLRKAGVNVVHARADQVLSDSRRVLLSNGQALSYDKLVLSPGIDMRWNALEGYDEAAAQLAPHAWKAGAQTQLLKKQLQAMPDGGKFVMVIPANPFRCPPGPYERAAMVAHYLKQHKPKSKILLLDDKDAFSKQGLFIQGWKALYGDMIEWVKQADDGKVTRVDAKNLEVETAFGTKHKADVLNVIPPQKAGFIADRAGVTNASGWVPVKPESFESTQLQHVYVLGDATIAAPMPKSGFAANTQGKVAAAAIAAELSGSPLPAAAFANTCYSLIGTDYGISVAGVYRSAAGKLIEVPDSGGVSPMNGDTAFRKAEADYGAAWYKSISADIWGG; this is encoded by the coding sequence ATGCAGATCAATCGTCGTCAAATTCTCGGCGGTGCCGCCGCCGGAGCAGCCAGCTTCGCCATGCCCGCCATCGTGCAGGCCAAGGCAGCCTCGGCCCATGTGGTCGTGATCGGCGGCGGCTTTGGCGGAGCCACGGCCGCGCGCTATCTGCGCCAGTTCGCGCCGCATATCCAGGTCACGCTGGTGGAGCCGGCCGAGCGCTTCTATACCTGCCCCTTCTCCAATCTGTACCTGGCCGGCCTGCGCAGCTGGGACAGCATTGGCCACGACTACGGCGGTCTGCGCAAGGCCGGCGTGAACGTGGTCCACGCACGGGCCGACCAGGTCCTGAGCGACTCCAGGCGCGTGCTGCTGTCCAACGGTCAGGCGCTGAGCTATGACAAGCTGGTGCTCTCGCCCGGCATCGACATGCGCTGGAATGCACTGGAGGGCTATGACGAGGCGGCCGCGCAGCTCGCCCCCCATGCCTGGAAGGCCGGAGCGCAGACCCAGTTGCTCAAGAAGCAGCTCCAAGCCATGCCCGATGGCGGCAAGTTCGTGATGGTCATTCCTGCCAACCCCTTCCGCTGCCCGCCCGGCCCCTACGAGCGCGCAGCCATGGTGGCCCACTACCTCAAGCAGCACAAGCCGAAGTCCAAGATTCTGCTGCTGGACGACAAGGATGCCTTCTCCAAACAAGGTCTGTTCATTCAGGGCTGGAAGGCACTCTACGGCGACATGATCGAATGGGTCAAGCAGGCCGATGACGGCAAGGTCACGCGCGTGGATGCCAAGAACCTGGAAGTGGAAACCGCATTCGGCACCAAACACAAGGCCGATGTGCTCAACGTCATCCCGCCCCAGAAGGCCGGCTTTATCGCCGACCGCGCCGGCGTGACCAACGCCAGCGGCTGGGTGCCCGTCAAGCCAGAATCCTTTGAATCCACCCAGCTCCAGCATGTCTATGTGCTGGGCGACGCCACGATTGCCGCGCCCATGCCCAAGTCGGGCTTTGCCGCCAATACGCAAGGCAAGGTGGCCGCTGCCGCGATTGCCGCCGAACTGAGCGGCAGCCCCCTGCCTGCGGCGGCCTTTGCCAACACCTGCTACAGCCTGATCGGCACCGACTACGGCATCTCCGTGGCCGGCGTCTACCGCTCGGCGGCGGGCAAGCTGATCGAGGTGCCCGACTCCGGCGGCGTGAGCCCCATGAACGGCGATACCGCCTTCCGCAAGGCCGAGGCCGACTACGGCGCAGCCTGGTACAAGTCCATCAGCGCGGATATCTGGGGTGGGTGA
- a CDS encoding c-type cytochrome gives MLTSARSALWLAFALAAPLPGLASAAATSLRVQDVAVLAASCANCHGPDGRSTGVIPQLRGLPEAHLLQRLQAFKAGTAKDATVMTRLAKGYDDEQLKALAQWFSKKGP, from the coding sequence TTGCTCACTTCAGCGCGCTCTGCGCTATGGCTGGCTTTTGCCCTGGCAGCGCCGCTGCCCGGCCTGGCCAGCGCTGCCGCCACCTCCTTGCGTGTGCAGGATGTGGCCGTGCTGGCCGCCAGCTGCGCCAACTGCCACGGCCCGGACGGCCGCTCCACGGGCGTCATTCCCCAGCTGCGCGGCCTGCCTGAGGCCCATCTGCTGCAGCGCCTGCAGGCCTTCAAGGCCGGCACCGCCAAGGACGCCACCGTCATGACCCGTCTGGCCAAGGGCTACGACGATGAGCAACTCAAAGCGCTGGCCCAGTGGTTCAGCAAGAAGGGCCCGTAA
- a CDS encoding patatin-like phospholipase family protein, giving the protein MAAVKFSPTLPPSLAEAQRQSSAGPSSSIGQTGLLLSGGGARAAYQVGVLAAIAELRRACGLQHGPNPFPVLAGTSAGAINVAALACHADAFDSAVRRMLHVWGHMHTEQIYKADSLSVLRSGARWLTLLSLGWALARWSRMRPRSLLDNAPLKTLMNSGLMPFERIPQLIDSGHLHALAITASSYSSGQHITFFQTREALSPWVRDQRKAVQTLLSADHLLASSALPFIFPAMPLPMDGHLEHFGDGSMRQTAPLAPAIHLGASKLLVVGAGRRHEPVSSQPQVDASYPTLAQVAGHALSSIFLDTLAVDIERAERINQTLSLISPAERIHSRLRPIEVLAITPSERIDDIATRHIDKLPRPVRTLLATLGVRADTGNPMRDGALASYLLFEQGYTRELIALGRKDALARSEELCAFLGWPQECNKC; this is encoded by the coding sequence ATGGCGGCAGTGAAATTCTCTCCCACCCTCCCTCCCAGTCTTGCCGAAGCACAGCGGCAGAGCTCCGCAGGCCCTAGCTCCAGCATCGGGCAGACCGGCCTGTTGCTCAGCGGCGGCGGCGCCCGGGCTGCCTACCAGGTCGGCGTGCTGGCCGCCATCGCCGAGCTGCGCCGCGCTTGCGGTCTGCAGCATGGCCCCAATCCCTTTCCAGTGCTTGCAGGCACATCGGCAGGCGCCATCAATGTCGCAGCCCTGGCTTGCCATGCCGATGCCTTTGACAGCGCAGTGCGGCGCATGCTGCATGTCTGGGGCCATATGCATACCGAGCAAATCTACAAGGCCGACTCGCTCAGCGTGCTGCGCAGCGGCGCACGCTGGCTCACGCTGCTGTCGCTGGGCTGGGCGCTGGCCCGCTGGAGCCGCATGCGCCCTCGCTCGCTGCTGGACAATGCTCCGCTCAAGACCCTGATGAACAGCGGCCTCATGCCTTTCGAGCGCATTCCACAACTCATCGACAGCGGTCATCTGCACGCCCTTGCCATTACCGCATCCAGCTACAGCAGCGGTCAGCACATCACTTTCTTTCAGACCCGCGAGGCCCTGAGCCCCTGGGTGCGCGACCAGCGCAAGGCCGTGCAGACCCTGCTGAGCGCCGACCACCTGCTGGCCTCGTCAGCCCTGCCCTTCATCTTTCCCGCCATGCCGCTGCCCATGGACGGACATCTCGAACATTTCGGCGACGGATCCATGCGCCAGACTGCGCCCCTGGCACCAGCGATTCATCTCGGTGCCAGCAAACTGCTGGTCGTCGGCGCGGGCAGACGCCACGAGCCTGTGAGCAGCCAGCCGCAGGTCGATGCCAGCTATCCCACTCTGGCCCAGGTGGCCGGGCACGCGCTGTCCAGCATTTTTCTGGACACGCTGGCTGTGGACATAGAGCGTGCCGAACGCATCAATCAGACGCTGAGCCTGATTTCTCCGGCCGAGCGCATCCACAGCCGGCTGCGCCCTATCGAGGTACTGGCCATCACCCCCAGCGAGCGCATCGACGATATTGCCACGCGCCACATCGACAAGCTGCCGCGGCCGGTGCGCACCCTGCTGGCCACGCTGGGCGTGCGCGCCGACACGGGCAACCCCATGCGCGATGGCGCGCTGGCCAGCTACCTGCTGTTTGAGCAAGGCTATACCCGTGAACTGATAGCACTGGGCCGCAAAGACGCGCTGGCCCGAAGTGAGGAGCTGTGCGCCTTCCTGGGTTGGCCTCAAGAATGTAACAAATGTTGA
- the soxZ gene encoding thiosulfate oxidation carrier complex protein SoxZ — MSKPPRVWVSNANPKKGEVLRVRAQMEHVMESGLRTDPATGKVRPRNIVSRFEARLGNALLFSWEPGISIAQNPYIEFTFVARESGELQMQWKDEQGQTLSAQKTISVA, encoded by the coding sequence ATGAGTAAACCACCCCGCGTCTGGGTCAGCAATGCCAACCCCAAGAAGGGCGAAGTGCTGCGCGTGCGCGCGCAGATGGAACATGTCATGGAAAGCGGTCTGCGCACCGACCCGGCCACGGGCAAGGTGCGTCCGCGCAATATCGTGAGCCGTTTCGAAGCCCGGCTGGGCAACGCCTTGCTGTTCAGCTGGGAGCCTGGCATCTCGATTGCGCAGAACCCCTATATCGAGTTCACCTTTGTGGCCCGGGAAAGCGGCGAGCTGCAGATGCAGTGGAAGGACGAGCAGGGCCAGACGCTGAGTGCCCAGAAGACGATCAGCGTCGCCTGA
- a CDS encoding thiosulfate oxidation carrier protein SoxY: protein MFKNTTRRSMVLSAAAAGASLALPASALAQASSAAKTPLVGPLAPNPAEFRKNMEQFTGGKPGLAEGLQLEVPVLADNPSAVPVKVKVTLPITEQDWCEEIIVLAELNPSPLTCRMQFTAAAGTAEAAVRIRLSQSQTVYALARMKSGKILVAKQATTVAASGCGM, encoded by the coding sequence ATGTTCAAGAACACCACCCGTAGAAGCATGGTGCTGAGCGCGGCGGCAGCCGGGGCCAGTCTGGCTCTGCCCGCATCGGCTCTGGCGCAAGCCAGCAGCGCGGCCAAGACTCCGCTGGTCGGGCCACTGGCGCCGAACCCGGCCGAGTTCAGGAAGAACATGGAGCAATTCACGGGCGGCAAGCCCGGCCTGGCCGAAGGCCTGCAGCTGGAGGTTCCCGTGCTGGCCGACAACCCCAGCGCCGTTCCCGTCAAGGTCAAGGTGACGCTGCCCATCACCGAGCAGGACTGGTGCGAGGAGATCATCGTGCTGGCCGAACTCAACCCCTCGCCGCTGACCTGCCGCATGCAGTTCACGGCTGCGGCCGGAACGGCCGAGGCGGCGGTGCGCATACGCCTGTCCCAATCGCAGACCGTGTATGCCCTGGCACGCATGAAAAGCGGCAAGATACTGGTTGCCAAACAGGCGACGACCGTGGCCGCCAGCGGCTGCGGCATGTGA
- the metG gene encoding methionine--tRNA ligase translates to MTARKLFVTTALPYANGNFHIGHIMEYIQADTWVRAQRMQGNAVNFVGADDAHGAPIMIAAEKAGKTPQQFVADIAAGRKQYLDGFHIAFDNWSNTDSAENHELSKQIYLDLKKAGFIETRTIEQFFDPEKNMFLPDRFIKGECPRCHAKDQYGDNCEVCSSVYAPTDLINPFSALSGATPVMKSSEHFFFKLSDPRAVEFLTEWTQNGKHVQPEVAAKIKEWFGVRTNPDGSTCEGLDDWDISRDAPYFGIEIPDAPGKYFYVWLDAPVGYLASLKELLNKRGEDYEAYMADPALEQYHFIGKDIITFHTLFWPAMLKFSGRKTPTRICVHGFMTVNNGEKMSKSRGTGLDPLKYLSLKMNPEWLRYYLGAKLNGKNEDIDFNPEDFMLRVNSDLIGKYVNIASRAAGFISKRFDGRLGQVSEDGQTLLAALREQQAAIVAAYEARDSARAAREIMLLCDKVNSYVDANKPWELAKKEGMDARLHDVCTTCIEAFRILTIYLGPILPGVAAEVANFLIVPPESFADVVKPLGAGHQIGVYQHLMQRVDPKQLEALFEAPAGQAAPAAEPAKAEKKAAKKAEPVIDPNAPGGEPLAETISIDDFAKVDLRIARILECKSVEGSTKLLQLTLDVGEKDDNGQPRTRNVFSGISSMYQPEQLQGKLTVMVANLAPRKMKFGLSEGMVLAASHADEKAHPGIYVLEPFPGAMPGMRIH, encoded by the coding sequence ATGACCGCACGCAAACTATTCGTCACCACCGCCCTGCCGTACGCCAACGGCAACTTCCATATCGGCCACATCATGGAATACATCCAGGCCGACACCTGGGTGCGTGCGCAGCGAATGCAGGGCAATGCGGTCAACTTCGTGGGCGCCGACGACGCCCACGGCGCGCCCATCATGATTGCCGCCGAAAAGGCCGGCAAGACGCCCCAGCAGTTCGTGGCCGACATCGCCGCCGGCCGCAAGCAGTACCTCGACGGCTTCCACATTGCCTTCGACAACTGGAGCAACACCGACAGCGCCGAAAACCACGAGTTGTCCAAGCAGATCTATCTGGACCTGAAGAAGGCCGGCTTCATCGAAACCCGCACCATCGAGCAGTTCTTCGACCCCGAGAAGAACATGTTCCTGCCCGACCGCTTCATCAAGGGCGAATGCCCGCGCTGCCACGCCAAGGACCAGTACGGCGACAACTGCGAAGTCTGCAGCTCGGTCTACGCGCCCACCGACCTCATCAACCCGTTCTCGGCCCTGTCGGGTGCCACGCCGGTGATGAAGTCGTCCGAGCATTTCTTCTTCAAGCTCTCGGACCCTCGCGCCGTGGAGTTCCTGACCGAGTGGACGCAGAACGGCAAGCATGTGCAGCCCGAAGTGGCGGCCAAGATCAAGGAATGGTTCGGCGTGCGCACCAACCCCGACGGCTCGACCTGCGAAGGCCTGGACGACTGGGACATCAGCCGCGACGCGCCTTATTTCGGCATCGAGATTCCCGACGCTCCGGGCAAGTACTTCTATGTCTGGCTGGATGCGCCCGTGGGCTATCTGGCATCGCTCAAGGAACTGCTCAACAAGCGCGGCGAGGACTACGAGGCCTATATGGCCGACCCCGCTCTGGAGCAGTACCACTTCATCGGCAAGGACATCATCACCTTCCACACGCTGTTCTGGCCTGCGATGCTCAAGTTCAGCGGCCGCAAGACGCCGACCAGGATCTGCGTGCACGGCTTCATGACCGTGAACAACGGCGAGAAGATGAGCAAGAGCCGCGGCACCGGCCTCGACCCGCTCAAGTACCTGTCGCTCAAGATGAACCCCGAGTGGCTGCGCTACTACCTGGGCGCCAAGCTCAACGGCAAGAACGAGGACATCGACTTCAATCCCGAAGACTTCATGCTGCGCGTCAACTCCGACCTGATCGGCAAGTACGTGAACATCGCTTCGCGCGCCGCGGGCTTCATCAGCAAGCGCTTTGACGGCAGGCTGGGTCAGGTCAGCGAAGACGGCCAGACCCTTCTGGCCGCGCTGCGCGAGCAGCAAGCCGCCATCGTCGCCGCCTACGAGGCCCGCGACAGCGCCCGCGCCGCACGCGAGATCATGCTGCTGTGCGACAAGGTCAACAGCTATGTGGACGCCAACAAGCCCTGGGAGCTGGCCAAGAAGGAAGGCATGGATGCCCGCCTGCACGATGTGTGCACGACCTGCATCGAAGCCTTCCGCATCCTGACCATCTACCTGGGCCCCATCCTGCCCGGCGTGGCCGCAGAAGTCGCCAACTTCCTCATCGTGCCCCCCGAGAGCTTTGCCGACGTGGTCAAGCCCCTGGGCGCAGGCCACCAGATCGGCGTCTACCAGCATCTGATGCAACGCGTCGATCCCAAGCAGCTCGAAGCCCTGTTTGAAGCACCCGCCGGTCAGGCAGCCCCTGCCGCCGAACCCGCCAAGGCCGAGAAGAAGGCTGCCAAGAAGGCCGAGCCCGTGATCGACCCCAACGCCCCCGGTGGCGAGCCGCTGGCCGAGACCATCAGCATCGACGACTTTGCCAAGGTCGATCTGCGCATCGCCAGGATTCTGGAATGCAAGTCAGTCGAAGGCTCGACCAAGCTGCTGCAGCTGACGCTGGACGTGGGCGAGAAGGACGACAACGGCCAGCCCAGGACCCGCAATGTGTTCAGCGGCATCAGCAGCATGTACCAGCCTGAGCAGCTGCAGGGCAAGCTGACGGTGATGGTCGCCAATCTGGCACCGCGCAAGATGAAGTTCGGCCTGTCCGAAGGCATGGTGCTGGCCGCCAGCCACGCCGACGAGAAGGCCCATCCCGGCATCTATGTGCTGGAGCCCTTCCCCGGCGCCATGCCCGGCATGCGGATTCATTGA